The following proteins are encoded in a genomic region of Sebastes fasciatus isolate fSebFas1 chromosome 14, fSebFas1.pri, whole genome shotgun sequence:
- the LOC141782163 gene encoding olfactory receptor 6N2-like — MENSTHSFYFNLTMFMNIGHYRYLAFVFCLLIYSFIVSANFAMILIIIRERTLHEPMYIFIAFLSINSLYGSAGFFPRFLVDLLSDTHLISRPACFTQVYIIYTYASYELTILSIMAYDRYVAVCHPLHYHRKMTSKTVFKLAALAWIVPAFGITTCIYLAARLPLCGNEIQKVFCANWNVVKLACVTTVVNNIVGLLLTIVTAFLPLFYVLYTYSRIVVVCLKSSAEFKGKVLQSCLPHVVSFVIYSITAFCDIALSRYNIEEINPYVAVILSLEFVVIPPVLNPLVYGLKLPEIRKHILRMLSWYKIIS, encoded by the coding sequence ATGGAAAACAGCACTCACTCTTTTTACTTTAACCTAACCATGTTCATGAACATTGGGCACTACCGTTATCTGGCCTTTGTCTTTTGCCTCCTAATCTACAGCTTTATTGTGTCTGCTAATTTTGCCATGATATTGATAATAATACGGGAGAGAACACTACATGAGCCCATGTATATTTTCATTGCATTTTTATCTATCAACTCTCTGTATGGTTCTGCTGGTTTCTTCCCCAGATTCCTCGTGGACCTTCTGTCTGATACTCATTTAATCTCTCGCCCTGCTTGTTTCACTCAGGTctatattatttacacatatgcTTCCTATGAACTGACCATTCTCAGCATTATGGCATATGATCGATATGTTGCTGTATGTCATCCTTTACACTATCACAGAAAGATGACCTCTAAAACCGTTTTTAAGTTGGCAGCTTTGGCTTGGATTGTTCCAGCCTTTGGTATTACAACGTGTATTTATTTGGCTGCCAGGCTTCCTTTATGTGGTAATGAGATACAAAAAGTGTTTTGTGCCAACTGGAACGTTGTAAAATTAGCATGTGTTACCACTGTTGTCAACAACATTGTAGGTTTGCTTTTGACCATAGTTACAGCTTTCCTTCCGCTTTTTTATGTCCTGTACACCTATTCGCGAATTGTGGTTGTTTGTTTGAAAAGCTCAGCAGAATTCAAAGGGAAAGTATTGCAGAGCTGTCTGCCACATGTTGTTTCCTTTGTGATTTATTCTATCACAGCATTTTGTGATATTGCCTTGAGTCGGTATAATATTGAAGAGATAAATCCATACGTGGCTGTTATTCTGTCCCTGGAGTTTGTTGTTATTCCTCCAGTTCTGAATCCTCTCGTGTATGGCCTTAAATTACCAGAAattagaaaacacattttaaggaTGTTATCATGGTATAAAATAATCtcttaa